AAGTCCGGCAGCGAAAATGCTTTTCACAGTATGCAGACTATCGGATTACTTGCTGCTATCGCCGGGCTTTTTCATGATTTTGGCAAAGCCAGTCAGTTGTTCCAGAATAAACTCAGCGGGAAGGGGAAAGGCTTTGAACCGTTCAGGCACGAATGGGTGTCTGTTCGTTTATTTCAGGCATATGTCGGCCAGCAGACCGATGAACAATGGCTGACCCGTTTGCAGCATGTCAGTGCTGAAGACGAATACGCCATGATACAAAACCTGGCCCGCAATAATGTCAGCCATAGTTATAACAGCCCGCTGGAAGGTCTGCCGCCGGTTGCGCGTCTGGTGGCCTGGCTGATTGTTTCACATCACCGCCTGCCGGTGTATCCGCGTCGAAACGACAACTACACCAATCCGCCGCAACTTTCGGATATTCAGCACTGGCAGGATAAGCAATTTGCGCCGTGCTGGAACTCCACCAATATGGATGCGCCGTGGACGGCAAAAGAACAACGCGCTGTCTGGCAGTTCCCGCACGGTACGCCGATGCAAAGCGCGATATGGCGCAGCAAAGCGCACAAATTTGCCGCACGCGCGCTGCAACTGCCGCTGTTTACTTCGCCTCATATCGCACCTGAACACCGTTTTACCCGCCATCTCGCACGGCTGGTACTGATGCTGGCTGACCATTTGTACTCTTCGCTGGATGCGACAGCGGGCTGGCAGGATCCGGCGTTTTTGCCCATTGCCAACACCGGCACCAGACAACATCTTGATGAGCACAATATTGGCGTCAGCCAGAACGCATGGTTGCTGGCACGCAGTCTGCCGTATCTGCGGGATACGTTACCGGCCATCACACGGCATAAAGGATTTAAAAAACGCGCTCAGCAGGAGACGTTTCGCTGGCAGGATAAAGCATTCGACTTAACCTGCGGACTGCAGGAAAACGCCCGTCAGCAGGGATTTTTCGGCGTCAATATGGCCTCGACCGGTTGCGGGAAAACGCTGGCGAATGCGCGGATCATGTACGGGCTGGCGGATGAAAAACGTGGCTGTCGTTTCTCTGTCGCGCTGGGTCTGCGGACGCTGACTTTACAGACCGGTGACGCACTGGGCGAGAAACTGCATCTCGATAAAGAAGATCTGGCAGTGCTGATCGGCTCGCAGGCGGTAAAGCAGTTGCATCAGCTTCATCACGATACCGCCGACATAAAGAATACCGGCAGCCAGTCTGCGGATGAACTCTTTGCTGAGCATCAGTATGTGCGTTACGACGGTTCGCCTGATACCGGCAGGTTAGGGCAGTGGCTCAAAGGTAAAGACGCTCTCCTGAAACTCATCAGCGCGCCGGTTCTGGTGACGACGATCGACCATCTGATGCCTGCCTGTGAAAGTCTGCGCGGCGGTCATCAGATTGCCCCGATGCTCAGGCTGCTGACTTCTGATCTGGTTCTCGACGAACCCGATGATTTTGATATGGCTGATTTGCCTGCATTGTGCCGGTTAGTGAACTGGGCGGGAATGCTGGGTTCACGGGTGTTGCTTTCATCGGCGACGCTGGCACCGGCGCTGGTGCAGGCATTATTCAGTGCGTATGTCGCAGGGCGAAAAGCGTATCAGCAAGCCTGCGGCCAGCCCGGTTTGCCGGTGAACGTGTGCTGCGCGTGGTTTGATGAATTTAATGTCGCGGAAGGTCAGCATATGACCGGCAAATCTTACGGACAACAGCACCGCGAATTTGTGGCAAAACGGGTGTCTTTATTGCAACAGGCCAGCCCGCTGCGGCAGGCATCGCTGGTCACGGTGTCACCGGAAAGCGCCCGTGAGAATGATGTAGTCAATGCGGTGTCCGCGCGGGTTCATCAGTCGTTACTGGAACTGCACAATGCGCATCACAAAGGCAAAAAACTCACCGTCGGTATTGTCCGTATGGCTAACATCGATCCGCTGGTCGCGGTGGCAAAACGTCTGATGACAACGCCGTCTCCGGCAAATTTACAACTGCATTATTGCGTCTATCACAGCCAGTATCCGCTGGCGATGCGGGCTCATATCGAAAACCGTCTTGATGTGATGCTGACCCGCCATGACGAAGACGCTGTCTGGCAGGTGAAAGAAGTGCGTAAGGCTTTGGCCGCGCATCCGGAAAAGCAGCATATTTTTGTCGTGCTCGCGACTTCTGTTGCGGAAATCGGAAGAGATCATGATTACGACTGGGCCATCGCTGAGCCCAGTTCCATGCGTTCGCTTATCCAGCTCGCCGGACGTGTTCAGCGCCATCGTCAGTCAGTCCCGCAAACACCCAATATTCATATCCTGCATAAAAACGTCAAGGCACTGAGAAAGAAGACGCCTGCCTACTGCAAACCGGGTTTTGAAAGCGGCGGGAATGCCTTTGCCAGCCACGATCTGCATGACTTACTGCGGCCGGAAGAATACGAAACTCTCAGCGCCATTCCGCGTATACAAGAGCGGGAAACAGCGGATCCTCTGCTGAGCATGAACGATATGGAACACGGACGATTATGGCCGGAGTTACTTGGGAGAAAGCCCTGCGGCGACAACTATGCCGCCCGCTGGTGGCGTGATCACGCCGACTGGTGCGGCGAATTACAACAGAGAAACCCCTTCCGCCAGTCAGCACCCGATCAGCAATATTATTTGTGGCTGGAGGAAGAGGGCGACGAGCCGCGTTTTCGACAACCGGATGAGGGAACTGAAGGCTGGAAGGATAGCAGCGGATTTAAGGCCATTGATCAGGAATATGCCGAAGGTGTCAGTCCGTGGATGGAGATGAACTGCGAAACGCTCTATCAGGAACTGGCAGACAGTTTCGGCTGGGAACTTGACCGCGTCAGTAAAACGTTTGGAGAAATCTGTTTAGCCGACGACGAAAACAAACGGTGGCACTGGCACGAAGCGTTAGGGGTGTTTGGTGCACTCGATTAATCAAGGAGAGAACATGGAAACACATGGATTAAGTCAGTTTATTACCGGTTACATCAACGACCGCTACCAGCTCAAACT
The Rahnella variigena genome window above contains:
- the cas3f gene encoding type I-F CRISPR-associated helicase Cas3f; the encoded protein is MNILLVSECNKKALTETRRIIDQFAERKGERTWQTAITMEGLNTLRRILKRTARRNTAVACHWIKSNNQTEVLWVVGNIRKFNDKGSVPTNTTQRDIVKSGSENAFHSMQTIGLLAAIAGLFHDFGKASQLFQNKLSGKGKGFEPFRHEWVSVRLFQAYVGQQTDEQWLTRLQHVSAEDEYAMIQNLARNNVSHSYNSPLEGLPPVARLVAWLIVSHHRLPVYPRRNDNYTNPPQLSDIQHWQDKQFAPCWNSTNMDAPWTAKEQRAVWQFPHGTPMQSAIWRSKAHKFAARALQLPLFTSPHIAPEHRFTRHLARLVLMLADHLYSSLDATAGWQDPAFLPIANTGTRQHLDEHNIGVSQNAWLLARSLPYLRDTLPAITRHKGFKKRAQQETFRWQDKAFDLTCGLQENARQQGFFGVNMASTGCGKTLANARIMYGLADEKRGCRFSVALGLRTLTLQTGDALGEKLHLDKEDLAVLIGSQAVKQLHQLHHDTADIKNTGSQSADELFAEHQYVRYDGSPDTGRLGQWLKGKDALLKLISAPVLVTTIDHLMPACESLRGGHQIAPMLRLLTSDLVLDEPDDFDMADLPALCRLVNWAGMLGSRVLLSSATLAPALVQALFSAYVAGRKAYQQACGQPGLPVNVCCAWFDEFNVAEGQHMTGKSYGQQHREFVAKRVSLLQQASPLRQASLVTVSPESARENDVVNAVSARVHQSLLELHNAHHKGKKLTVGIVRMANIDPLVAVAKRLMTTPSPANLQLHYCVYHSQYPLAMRAHIENRLDVMLTRHDEDAVWQVKEVRKALAAHPEKQHIFVVLATSVAEIGRDHDYDWAIAEPSSMRSLIQLAGRVQRHRQSVPQTPNIHILHKNVKALRKKTPAYCKPGFESGGNAFASHDLHDLLRPEEYETLSAIPRIQERETADPLLSMNDMEHGRLWPELLGRKPCGDNYAARWWRDHADWCGELQQRNPFRQSAPDQQYYLWLEEEGDEPRFRQPDEGTEGWKDSSGFKAIDQEYAEGVSPWMEMNCETLYQELADSFGWELDRVSKTFGEICLADDENKRWHWHEALGVFGALD